The following proteins come from a genomic window of Loxodonta africana isolate mLoxAfr1 chromosome 19, mLoxAfr1.hap2, whole genome shotgun sequence:
- the UFD1 gene encoding ubiquitin recognition factor in ER-associated degradation protein 1 isoform X3, producing MTVIMPPSALDQLSRLNITYPMLFKLTNKNSDRMTHCGVLEFVADEGICYLPHWMMQNLLLEEGGLVQVESVNLQVATYSKFQPQSPDFLDITNPKAVLENALRNFACLTTGDVIAINYNEKIYELRVMETKPDKAVSIIECDMNVDFDAPLGYKEPERQVPHEESTDGEADHSGYAGELGFRAFSGSGNRLDGKKKGVEPSPSPIKPGDIKRGIPNYEFKLGKITFIRNSRPQVKKVEEDEAGGRFVAFSGEGQSLRKKGRKP from the exons ATGACAG TAATCATGCCGCCATCTGCCCTTGATCAACTCA GCCGACTTAACATCACCTATCCCATGCTGTTCAAACTGACCAACAAGAATTCGGACCGCATGACGCACTGCGGTGTGCTGGAGTTTGTGGCCGACGAGGGCATCTGCTACCTCCCGCACTGG atGATGCAGAATTTGCTGTTGGAAGAAGGGGGCCTGGTTCAGGTGGAGAGTGTCAACCTTCAAGTAGCCACATACTCCAAATTCCAGCCTCAGAGTCCTGACTTCCTGGACATCACCAACCCCAAAGCAGT ATTAGAAAATGCATTGAGAAACTTTGCCTGTCTGACCACTGGGGATGTGATTGCCATCAACTACAATGAGAAG ATTTACGAACTGCGGGTGATGGAGACCAAACCTGACAAAGCTGTGTCCATCATTGAGTGTGACATGAAT GTAGACTTTGATGCTCCCTTGGGCTACAAAGAACCCGAAAGACAAGTCCCGCATGAGGAGTCAACA GATGGCGAAGCTGACCACAGCGGCTATGCTGGAGAGCTGGGCTTCCGT GCCTTCTCCGGCTCCGGGAATAGACTGGACGGAAAGAAGAAAGGCGTAGAGCCCAGCCCCTCCCCAATCAAGCCCGGAGACATTAAAAG AGGGATTCCCAATTACGAATTTAAACTTGGTAAGATCACTTTCATCAGGAATTCACGTCCACAGGTCAAAAAGGTTGAAGAG
- the UFD1 gene encoding ubiquitin recognition factor in ER-associated degradation protein 1 isoform X1 has translation MFSFNMFDHPIPRVFQNRFSTQYRCFSVSMLAGPNDRSDVEKGGKIIMPPSALDQLSRLNITYPMLFKLTNKNSDRMTHCGVLEFVADEGICYLPHWMMQNLLLEEGGLVQVESVNLQVATYSKFQPQSPDFLDITNPKAVLENALRNFACLTTGDVIAINYNEKIYELRVMETKPDKAVSIIECDMNVDFDAPLGYKEPERQVPHEESTDGEADHSGYAGELGFRAFSGSGNRLDGKKKGVEPSPSPIKPGDIKRGIPNYEFKLGKITFIRNSRPQVKKVEEDEAGGRFVAFSGEGQSLRKKGRKP, from the exons ATG TTCTCCTTCAATATGTTTGACCACCCAATTCCCCGGGTCTTCCAGAACCGCTTCTCCACCCAGTACCGCTGCTTCTCTGTGTCCATGCTAGCAGGGCCTAATGACAGGTCAGATGTGGAGAAAGGAGGGAAGA TAATCATGCCGCCATCTGCCCTTGATCAACTCA GCCGACTTAACATCACCTATCCCATGCTGTTCAAACTGACCAACAAGAATTCGGACCGCATGACGCACTGCGGTGTGCTGGAGTTTGTGGCCGACGAGGGCATCTGCTACCTCCCGCACTGG atGATGCAGAATTTGCTGTTGGAAGAAGGGGGCCTGGTTCAGGTGGAGAGTGTCAACCTTCAAGTAGCCACATACTCCAAATTCCAGCCTCAGAGTCCTGACTTCCTGGACATCACCAACCCCAAAGCAGT ATTAGAAAATGCATTGAGAAACTTTGCCTGTCTGACCACTGGGGATGTGATTGCCATCAACTACAATGAGAAG ATTTACGAACTGCGGGTGATGGAGACCAAACCTGACAAAGCTGTGTCCATCATTGAGTGTGACATGAAT GTAGACTTTGATGCTCCCTTGGGCTACAAAGAACCCGAAAGACAAGTCCCGCATGAGGAGTCAACA GATGGCGAAGCTGACCACAGCGGCTATGCTGGAGAGCTGGGCTTCCGT GCCTTCTCCGGCTCCGGGAATAGACTGGACGGAAAGAAGAAAGGCGTAGAGCCCAGCCCCTCCCCAATCAAGCCCGGAGACATTAAAAG AGGGATTCCCAATTACGAATTTAAACTTGGTAAGATCACTTTCATCAGGAATTCACGTCCACAGGTCAAAAAGGTTGAAGAG
- the UFD1 gene encoding ubiquitin recognition factor in ER-associated degradation protein 1 isoform X2 encodes MQHSLWRLGSVCGMNPSLLQGGRLNITYPMLFKLTNKNSDRMTHCGVLEFVADEGICYLPHWMMQNLLLEEGGLVQVESVNLQVATYSKFQPQSPDFLDITNPKAVLENALRNFACLTTGDVIAINYNEKIYELRVMETKPDKAVSIIECDMNVDFDAPLGYKEPERQVPHEESTDGEADHSGYAGELGFRAFSGSGNRLDGKKKGVEPSPSPIKPGDIKRGIPNYEFKLGKITFIRNSRPQVKKVEEDEAGGRFVAFSGEGQSLRKKGRKP; translated from the exons ATGCAGCACAGCCTTTGGAGACTTGGGAGTGTTTGTGGCATGAATCCATCTCTACTGCAGGGAG GCCGACTTAACATCACCTATCCCATGCTGTTCAAACTGACCAACAAGAATTCGGACCGCATGACGCACTGCGGTGTGCTGGAGTTTGTGGCCGACGAGGGCATCTGCTACCTCCCGCACTGG atGATGCAGAATTTGCTGTTGGAAGAAGGGGGCCTGGTTCAGGTGGAGAGTGTCAACCTTCAAGTAGCCACATACTCCAAATTCCAGCCTCAGAGTCCTGACTTCCTGGACATCACCAACCCCAAAGCAGT ATTAGAAAATGCATTGAGAAACTTTGCCTGTCTGACCACTGGGGATGTGATTGCCATCAACTACAATGAGAAG ATTTACGAACTGCGGGTGATGGAGACCAAACCTGACAAAGCTGTGTCCATCATTGAGTGTGACATGAAT GTAGACTTTGATGCTCCCTTGGGCTACAAAGAACCCGAAAGACAAGTCCCGCATGAGGAGTCAACA GATGGCGAAGCTGACCACAGCGGCTATGCTGGAGAGCTGGGCTTCCGT GCCTTCTCCGGCTCCGGGAATAGACTGGACGGAAAGAAGAAAGGCGTAGAGCCCAGCCCCTCCCCAATCAAGCCCGGAGACATTAAAAG AGGGATTCCCAATTACGAATTTAAACTTGGTAAGATCACTTTCATCAGGAATTCACGTCCACAGGTCAAAAAGGTTGAAGAG